A genome region from Nocardiopsis exhalans includes the following:
- a CDS encoding glutaredoxin family protein: protein MPETSEWPGKARVVMLGKSGCHLCEDAWSVIERVTDELGVGRAEQDLAQVSEADHEEYWDKIPVTFVDGRRHDFWRVSEERLRSALS from the coding sequence ATGCCGGAAACCTCGGAGTGGCCGGGGAAGGCGCGGGTGGTCATGCTCGGCAAGTCCGGGTGTCATCTGTGCGAGGACGCGTGGTCGGTCATCGAGCGGGTGACGGACGAGCTCGGGGTGGGCCGCGCCGAGCAGGATCTGGCGCAGGTGTCGGAGGCGGACCACGAGGAGTACTGGGACAAGATTCCGGTGACCTTCGTGGACGGACGCCGCCATGACTTCTGGCGGGTGTCCGAGGAGCGGCTGCGTTCCGCGCTGTCCTGA
- a CDS encoding MoaD/ThiS family protein has protein sequence MAKCTIRYWASAKEAAGTAEETVEADSLAAALEAACHLHPDDRFRRVLGASSLLVDENPVGRRAHGEVAVTDGTVIEVLPPFAGG, from the coding sequence ATGGCGAAGTGCACTATCCGGTACTGGGCATCCGCGAAAGAGGCAGCTGGAACGGCCGAGGAGACGGTTGAAGCCGACTCCCTCGCGGCAGCCCTCGAAGCGGCGTGTCACCTGCACCCCGACGACCGTTTCCGGCGCGTACTGGGGGCTTCCTCGCTCCTGGTGGACGAGAACCCGGTCGGTCGGCGGGCGCACGGTGAGGTCGCGGTCACGGACGGGACTGTGATCGAGGTCCTACCGCCCTTCGCGGGTGGGTGA
- a CDS encoding winged helix-turn-helix transcriptional regulator gives MSHLLLLTNSNEPSDHVLPALGLLLHSVRVAPAEAGALLASGAGGNSGAPVDAILVDARTDLAAARNFCRLLETTGLDCPLLVILTEGGVAALTPDWQVDDFILATAGPAEVEARLRLAVGSADAGSDDPDEIRRGDLVIDEATYIARLRGRILDLTFKEFELLKFLAQHPGRVFTRAQLLQEVWGYDYFGGTRTIDVHVRRLRAKLGSEYESLIGTVRNVGYRFVPDPVTKAAPPNTSAEAAEQLPAARSAEAGAK, from the coding sequence ATGAGCCATCTGCTGCTACTCACCAACTCGAACGAACCGTCCGACCACGTTCTTCCCGCGCTCGGACTCCTCCTGCACTCGGTACGGGTGGCGCCCGCGGAGGCCGGAGCACTGCTGGCCTCAGGGGCCGGCGGGAACTCCGGAGCCCCGGTCGACGCCATTCTGGTCGACGCGCGCACGGACCTGGCGGCGGCCCGTAACTTCTGCCGCCTGCTGGAGACCACCGGGCTGGACTGCCCGCTGCTGGTCATCCTGACCGAGGGCGGCGTCGCGGCGCTGACCCCGGACTGGCAGGTCGACGACTTCATCCTGGCCACCGCCGGGCCCGCCGAGGTCGAGGCCCGACTCCGACTGGCCGTCGGTTCCGCCGACGCCGGGTCCGACGACCCGGACGAGATCCGCCGCGGCGACCTCGTGATCGACGAGGCCACCTACATCGCCCGCCTGCGCGGGCGCATCCTCGACCTCACCTTCAAGGAGTTCGAACTGCTCAAGTTCCTGGCGCAGCACCCCGGCCGGGTCTTCACCCGGGCGCAGCTGCTCCAGGAGGTCTGGGGTTACGACTACTTCGGCGGCACCCGGACCATCGACGTCCACGTCCGCCGCCTGCGCGCCAAGCTGGGCTCGGAGTACGAGTCCCTCATCGGCACCGTCCGCAACGTGGGTTACCGCTTCGTGCCGGACCCCGTGACCAAGGCGGCCCCGCCGAACACCTCCGCCGAGGCGGCCGAGCAGCTTCCCGCCGCCCGGTCCGCGGAGGCCGGGGCCAAGTAG
- the mshD gene encoding mycothiol synthase, which produces MSTPLVTDNLAPELAEPVLAMAEAARAADGVAALSEHTLLRIRHGAPSGSSRFHVVTEGGRVVGFAFVERVEGEPDSGEVVVDPAHRRGGHGSALLRSVRDDAGPDGVRVWAHGRTPGAVSLATADGWVPARELHKMRMPLRDLGPEVPGGPWTAPGLPEPALRPDVAEKVRIRPFVVGQDEQAWLEANTRAFADHPEQGGLTLDDLLQREVEDWFDPRGFFVAATNSGSIAAYHWTKTHADGARLSDDEPVGEVYVVGVDPAWQGTGLGRALTLAGLVHLRDAGLPWVHLYVDGDNEAAVRLYESLGFSMWDTDVMFAPGDGRG; this is translated from the coding sequence ATGAGCACCCCGCTAGTCACCGACAACCTCGCACCGGAACTGGCCGAGCCCGTCCTCGCGATGGCCGAGGCCGCGCGCGCCGCCGACGGAGTCGCCGCCCTGTCCGAGCACACCCTGCTGCGGATCCGGCACGGAGCGCCCTCCGGCAGCAGCCGCTTCCACGTGGTCACCGAAGGCGGCCGGGTCGTGGGCTTCGCTTTCGTGGAACGGGTCGAGGGCGAGCCCGACTCTGGTGAGGTCGTGGTAGACCCCGCGCACCGGCGCGGCGGTCACGGCTCCGCGCTGCTGCGTTCGGTCCGCGACGACGCCGGGCCCGACGGGGTGCGGGTCTGGGCGCACGGGCGCACGCCCGGAGCGGTCTCGCTGGCGACGGCCGACGGGTGGGTCCCCGCCCGGGAGCTGCACAAGATGCGGATGCCCCTGCGCGACCTGGGCCCCGAGGTGCCCGGCGGCCCGTGGACCGCGCCCGGGCTGCCCGAACCCGCGCTGCGGCCCGATGTCGCCGAGAAGGTCCGCATCCGCCCGTTCGTGGTGGGCCAGGACGAGCAGGCGTGGCTGGAGGCGAACACGCGCGCCTTCGCCGACCACCCCGAGCAGGGCGGACTGACCCTGGACGACCTGCTCCAACGGGAGGTCGAGGACTGGTTCGACCCGCGGGGCTTCTTCGTGGCCGCCACCAACAGCGGTTCGATCGCCGCCTACCACTGGACCAAGACACACGCCGACGGCGCGAGGCTCAGCGACGACGAGCCCGTGGGCGAGGTCTACGTGGTGGGTGTGGACCCCGCCTGGCAGGGCACCGGGCTGGGCCGCGCCCTGACTTTGGCCGGGCTGGTCCACCTGCGTGACGCCGGGCTGCCCTGGGTCCACCTGTACGTGGACGGCGACAACGAGGCGGCGGTGCGCCTCTACGAGTCCCTCGGCTTCTCCATGTGGGACACGGACGTGATGTTCGCTCCGGGCGACGGTCGGGGCTGA
- the pstC gene encoding phosphate ABC transporter permease subunit PstC, which yields MTTTDAPKAAPPPAGKRRIGDVVFAGLARGSGILILIILAGVAAFLLVQAWPSLLANDANFLTTQSWNANVRDNPSFGVAALAFGTVLAAGIALLLATPVAIGIALFIVYYAPRRLATTLGYLVDLLAAIPSVVYGLWGMMVLAPQLVPVYEGMTDYLGWIPLFSGPASTSARTLLTAGIVLAVMILPIITAMSRDVFHQVPQGHREAALAMGATRWEMIRLAVLPFGKSGIVGGAMLGMGRALGETMAVAMILSPSLAISFNLLQSGNQTIAAHIALQYPEATGYGVSALIAAGLVLFAITLAVNMGARYVVARGNKESA from the coding sequence ATGACGACCACGGACGCGCCCAAGGCGGCACCACCGCCCGCGGGCAAGCGCCGGATCGGCGATGTCGTTTTCGCCGGGCTCGCCCGAGGCTCGGGCATCCTGATCCTGATCATCCTCGCCGGCGTGGCGGCGTTTCTTCTGGTTCAGGCCTGGCCATCACTGCTGGCCAACGACGCGAACTTCCTGACCACCCAGTCGTGGAACGCCAACGTGCGGGACAACCCGTCGTTCGGTGTGGCCGCGCTGGCCTTCGGAACGGTCCTGGCCGCGGGGATCGCGCTCCTGCTCGCCACCCCGGTGGCGATCGGCATCGCGCTGTTCATCGTCTACTACGCGCCCCGGCGGCTCGCCACGACGCTCGGCTACCTGGTCGACCTGCTCGCCGCCATCCCCAGCGTGGTCTACGGCCTCTGGGGCATGATGGTCCTGGCCCCGCAGCTGGTCCCGGTCTACGAGGGCATGACGGACTACCTCGGCTGGATCCCGCTCTTCTCGGGCCCCGCCTCCACCTCCGCCCGGACCCTGCTCACCGCGGGCATCGTCCTGGCCGTCATGATCCTGCCGATCATCACCGCGATGTCCCGCGACGTGTTCCACCAGGTCCCGCAGGGCCACCGCGAGGCCGCGCTCGCCATGGGCGCCACCCGCTGGGAGATGATCCGGCTCGCCGTCCTGCCCTTCGGCAAGTCCGGGATCGTCGGCGGCGCCATGCTCGGCATGGGCCGCGCGCTGGGCGAGACCATGGCGGTCGCCATGATCCTCTCCCCCTCCCTGGCGATCTCCTTCAACCTGCTGCAGAGCGGTAACCAGACCATCGCCGCGCACATCGCGCTCCAGTACCCCGAGGCCACCGGCTACGGCGTCTCCGCGCTGATCGCCGCCGGTCTGGTGCTGTTCGCGATCACCCTTGCCGTCAACATGGGCGCCCGCTACGTCGTGGCACGGGGCAACAAGGAGTCCGCATGA
- the pstA gene encoding phosphate ABC transporter permease PstA yields the protein MSMTTTQPPVPGPETGSAENNLTSGALPNRFPLVLLVASGMVVAGVLAAFSSFGVVLWALLTGVAYTVILVTASVRIEGRRKATDRLVTALVYSAFLLAMAPLVSLLYTVAGYGIDRFDWYFLTVSMNGVLPSMDAGGVYHAIVGTLAITGMATLISVPIGVLTAVYLVEYAQGRLKKVITFFVDVMTGIPSIVAGLFVVALWMMLFGPGNTNGAAGAISLAVLMIPVVVRSSEEMLRLVPRDLREASYALGVPKWRTITKVVLPTSAAGLTTGIMLAIARVIGETAPLVLTAGSSAVSINWNLFDGQMMSLPVFIYSQFRMGGTVNYERAWAAALTLVLTVMLLFILARVIGRLFAPKSR from the coding sequence ATGAGCATGACGACCACGCAGCCTCCCGTCCCCGGCCCCGAGACGGGTTCGGCCGAGAACAACCTGACCTCCGGCGCCCTGCCCAACCGCTTCCCGCTGGTCCTGCTGGTCGCCAGCGGCATGGTGGTCGCGGGTGTGCTGGCCGCCTTCTCCTCCTTCGGTGTGGTCCTGTGGGCCCTGCTGACCGGCGTCGCCTACACGGTGATCCTCGTGACCGCCTCGGTGCGGATCGAGGGCCGCCGCAAGGCCACGGACCGTCTGGTCACCGCGCTGGTCTACTCGGCGTTCCTGCTGGCGATGGCCCCGCTGGTGTCGCTGCTGTACACGGTGGCCGGCTACGGCATCGACCGCTTCGACTGGTACTTCCTGACCGTGTCGATGAACGGCGTCCTGCCGAGCATGGACGCGGGCGGCGTCTACCACGCGATCGTCGGCACCCTGGCGATCACCGGCATGGCCACGCTCATCTCGGTGCCGATCGGCGTGCTCACCGCCGTCTACCTGGTCGAGTACGCCCAGGGGCGGCTGAAGAAGGTCATCACGTTCTTCGTGGACGTCATGACGGGCATCCCCTCCATCGTCGCCGGCCTGTTCGTGGTGGCGCTGTGGATGATGCTGTTCGGCCCGGGCAACACCAACGGCGCGGCGGGCGCGATCTCCCTGGCCGTACTGATGATCCCGGTCGTGGTCCGCTCCAGCGAGGAGATGCTGCGCCTGGTTCCCCGCGATCTGCGCGAGGCCTCCTACGCCCTGGGCGTGCCCAAGTGGCGCACGATCACCAAGGTGGTGCTTCCCACCTCCGCCGCCGGGCTGACCACCGGAATCATGCTCGCCATCGCACGCGTTATCGGAGAGACGGCGCCGCTGGTCCTGACCGCGGGATCGTCGGCCGTGTCCATCAACTGGAACCTGTTCGACGGTCAGATGATGAGCCTGCCGGTGTTCATCTACTCGCAGTTCCGCATGGGTGGGACCGTCAACTACGAGAGGGCCTGGGCAGCCGCGCTGACACTGGTCCTGACGGTCATGCTGCTGTTCATCCTGGCCCGCGTGATCGGCCGCCTCTTCGCACCCAAGTCCCGCTAA
- the pstB gene encoding phosphate ABC transporter ATP-binding protein PstB, translating to MAKRIDVSGLHVYYSDFLAVEDVSMTIEPRSVTAFIGSSGCGKSTFLRTLNRMHEVTPGARAEGKVLLDDLDIYGREVDPVMVRSEIGMVFQKANPFPTMSIYDNVIAGARLNNKRMSKSEADELVEESLRGANLWEEVKDRLNKPGSGLSGGQQQRLCIARATAVKPSVLLMDEPCSALDPISTLAIEDLIHKLKEDYTIVIVTHNMQQAARVSDRTAFFNLSAPGKPGKLIEMGDTNQIFTRPEKKETENYITGRFG from the coding sequence GTGGCGAAACGAATCGACGTCTCCGGACTGCACGTCTACTACAGCGACTTCCTCGCGGTCGAGGACGTGTCCATGACCATCGAACCCCGCTCGGTGACGGCGTTCATCGGCTCCTCCGGCTGCGGCAAGTCGACCTTCCTGCGCACCCTCAACCGGATGCACGAGGTCACCCCCGGCGCCCGCGCCGAGGGCAAGGTCCTCCTCGACGACCTCGACATCTACGGCCGCGAGGTCGACCCGGTGATGGTCCGCAGCGAGATCGGCATGGTCTTCCAGAAGGCCAACCCGTTCCCCACGATGTCCATCTACGACAACGTGATCGCCGGGGCCAGGCTCAACAACAAGCGGATGAGCAAGTCCGAGGCGGACGAGCTGGTCGAGGAGTCTCTGCGCGGCGCCAACCTCTGGGAAGAGGTCAAGGACCGCCTGAACAAGCCCGGCTCGGGCCTGTCCGGCGGCCAGCAGCAGCGCCTGTGCATCGCCCGAGCCACGGCGGTCAAGCCGTCCGTCCTGCTGATGGACGAACCCTGCTCCGCGCTGGACCCCATCTCGACCCTGGCGATCGAGGACCTCATTCACAAGCTGAAGGAGGACTACACGATCGTGATCGTCACCCACAACATGCAGCAGGCCGCCCGTGTCTCCGACCGGACCGCCTTCTTCAACCTCTCGGCCCCGGGCAAGCCCGGCAAGCTGATCGAGATGGGCGACACCAACCAGATCTTCACCCGCCCGGAGAAGAAGGAGACGGAGAACTACATCACCGGACGCTTCGGGTAG
- a CDS encoding helix-turn-helix domain-containing protein, with product MSISDRVTPAELRASERFSRPEVQEAYEQTRLRFELGEAVRLRREELGWSQAELGRRCGMPQSSIARFEHGGTQPTLTTLERLADALGLVLNVRLESPNTA from the coding sequence ATGAGCATCTCGGACCGTGTGACGCCTGCCGAACTCAGAGCCTCTGAACGCTTCAGCCGACCTGAGGTCCAGGAGGCCTACGAGCAGACGCGGCTGCGGTTCGAGTTGGGGGAGGCGGTCAGGCTGCGTCGGGAGGAGCTGGGCTGGTCGCAGGCGGAGCTGGGGCGCCGGTGCGGCATGCCGCAGTCCAGCATCGCCAGGTTCGAGCACGGTGGGACGCAGCCGACGCTGACGACGCTGGAACGACTGGCCGATGCGTTGGGGCTGGTGCTGAACGTGCGGCTGGAGTCCCCGAACACGGCCTGA
- a CDS encoding nucleoside hydrolase gives MTTPLVIDTDTAQDDCVALLVGLLDPAADLRAITMVAGNVGFDQQVRNAFMTLNVAGGRSEVPVYLGCRRPLVREWVSAENVHGDGSGGLRMDQDGLDPSGEHAVDALVRMAAQSPGELSVVAIGPLTNIAAAVVKDPGFAGNVKTLYVMGGSNNGRGNITAAAEFNFYVDPEAAKAVFAAGFDITVVPWDPLTLRQAVFGQEKLDRIAALDTPLARFFTRICGPTLEFDRSVGIDGTTHPDSLTAAVLLHPELVRAASPYHVDVETAGELTRGYSAMSWGVHGLEPNARVVEEIDAEGFFEYVLELLSRETEPPRAVSGL, from the coding sequence ATGACCACTCCCCTGGTGATCGACACCGACACCGCGCAGGACGACTGCGTGGCGCTGTTGGTGGGGCTCCTGGATCCCGCGGCCGACCTGCGGGCGATCACGATGGTCGCCGGGAACGTGGGGTTCGACCAGCAGGTCCGCAACGCCTTCATGACGCTGAACGTCGCGGGCGGGCGCTCCGAGGTGCCCGTGTACCTCGGCTGCCGCCGGCCGCTCGTCCGCGAGTGGGTGAGCGCCGAGAACGTGCACGGGGACGGCTCCGGCGGGCTCCGGATGGACCAGGACGGTCTGGATCCGAGCGGTGAGCACGCGGTGGACGCCCTGGTGCGGATGGCCGCCCAGAGCCCCGGCGAGCTGTCGGTCGTGGCCATCGGTCCGCTCACCAACATCGCGGCCGCCGTGGTGAAGGACCCCGGTTTCGCGGGCAACGTGAAGACGCTGTACGTCATGGGCGGCTCGAACAACGGGCGCGGCAACATCACGGCCGCGGCGGAGTTCAACTTCTACGTCGACCCCGAGGCGGCCAAGGCGGTGTTCGCCGCCGGGTTCGACATCACGGTGGTGCCCTGGGACCCGCTCACGCTGCGGCAGGCCGTGTTCGGCCAGGAGAAGCTGGACCGGATCGCCGCGCTGGACACCCCGCTGGCCCGGTTCTTCACGAGGATCTGCGGCCCGACGCTGGAGTTCGACCGCAGCGTCGGCATCGACGGCACCACCCACCCCGACTCGCTCACCGCCGCGGTACTGCTCCACCCCGAGCTGGTGCGTGCGGCCTCGCCCTACCACGTGGACGTGGAGACCGCCGGGGAGCTGACCCGCGGCTACTCCGCGATGTCCTGGGGCGTCCACGGGTTGGAGCCCAACGCCCGCGTGGTCGAGGAGATCGACGCTGAGGGGTTCTTCGAGTACGTCCTGGAACTCCTGTCCCGCGAAACCGAGCCGCCGAGGGCCGTCAGCGGTCTGTGA
- a CDS encoding PaaI family thioesterase: protein MAQEITPELANLVLDAQPFSKLVEARVTVFEPRRAVLEVDVRDDLLQQNGFLHGGVLSYAADNALTFAGGSVLGASVLTSGFSIEYLRPGKGVLLNARAHVLESTRRRAVCRCDLVMIDSEGAERLVAAAQGTITLVE, encoded by the coding sequence GTGGCCCAAGAGATCACCCCCGAGCTCGCCAACCTCGTCCTGGACGCCCAACCTTTCAGCAAGCTGGTCGAGGCCAGGGTCACCGTCTTCGAGCCCCGCAGAGCCGTCCTGGAGGTCGACGTGCGCGACGACCTCCTCCAGCAGAACGGGTTCCTGCACGGCGGGGTGCTCTCCTACGCGGCGGACAACGCGCTCACCTTCGCGGGCGGCAGCGTCCTGGGCGCCTCAGTACTCACCAGCGGCTTCTCCATCGAGTACCTGCGCCCCGGCAAGGGCGTCCTGCTCAACGCCCGCGCCCACGTCCTGGAGTCCACCCGCCGCCGGGCCGTCTGCCGCTGCGACCTCGTCATGATCGACTCCGAGGGCGCCGAAAGACTCGTGGCCGCGGCCCAGGGCACCATCACCCTCGTCGAGTAA
- a CDS encoding nucleolar 14 family protein, with product MLLGLGESHRFEDGFTVTMGPVDRRTDPPLLDESTTDAEDGAEEDADPADDLEDEWDDEGDEEPGDIDGEDLWEDEALEEDPVEESEDDEPAPEEDEPVLEDEGEDPAEDDPVEDEPEDDPVDEEAADEEPDEDEPEEEDEDEGDDYYAWTVELSNGGDAEVHTGSIFTECSVGTPLTLSSAPLLGEALNPPMTLAPDEEGSWDADCWADEDGDPALQWTLEFVDEQGERLYPVLVFEGQAP from the coding sequence GTGCTGTTGGGGCTGGGCGAGAGCCACCGGTTCGAGGACGGCTTCACCGTGACCATGGGTCCCGTGGACCGCCGCACCGATCCGCCTCTGCTCGACGAGTCCACCACCGACGCCGAGGACGGAGCCGAGGAGGACGCCGACCCCGCCGACGACCTCGAGGACGAATGGGACGACGAGGGCGACGAGGAGCCCGGGGACATCGACGGCGAGGACCTCTGGGAGGACGAGGCCCTGGAGGAGGACCCCGTCGAGGAGTCGGAGGACGACGAGCCCGCTCCCGAAGAGGACGAGCCCGTGCTGGAGGACGAGGGTGAGGACCCCGCCGAGGACGACCCGGTCGAGGACGAGCCGGAGGACGACCCGGTGGACGAAGAGGCCGCCGACGAAGAGCCCGACGAAGATGAGCCCGAGGAGGAAGACGAGGACGAGGGCGACGACTACTACGCGTGGACCGTCGAACTCTCCAACGGCGGTGACGCTGAGGTCCACACCGGTTCGATCTTCACCGAGTGCTCCGTCGGCACGCCCCTGACGCTGTCCTCCGCCCCGTTGCTGGGCGAGGCGCTCAACCCGCCGATGACCCTGGCCCCCGACGAGGAGGGCTCCTGGGACGCGGACTGCTGGGCCGACGAGGACGGCGATCCCGCCCTCCAGTGGACTCTGGAGTTCGTGGACGAGCAGGGCGAGCGCCTCTACCCGGTCCTCGTCTTCGAGGGGCAGGCGCCCTGA
- a CDS encoding GreA/GreB family elongation factor: MPNRTWLTPGTHQRLTAELAVLTGTADAETREAHAFPVIEDKDAREARVNRIQEILKDAVIGEAPPDDGVAEPGMIVTVRYGADPDPETFLLGVRDRADADEIPVCSPESPLGQALIGAVQGEERTYKAPSGRMLTVSLVRAVPYGSEAAEVP, translated from the coding sequence ATGCCCAACCGCACCTGGCTGACCCCGGGGACCCACCAGCGGCTCACCGCCGAACTGGCCGTCCTCACCGGCACCGCCGACGCCGAGACCCGGGAGGCGCACGCCTTCCCCGTCATCGAGGACAAGGACGCCCGCGAGGCCCGGGTCAACCGCATCCAGGAGATCCTCAAGGACGCGGTCATCGGCGAGGCCCCGCCGGACGACGGCGTCGCCGAGCCCGGCATGATCGTCACGGTCCGCTACGGCGCCGACCCCGATCCCGAGACCTTCCTGCTGGGCGTGCGCGACCGCGCGGACGCCGACGAGATCCCGGTCTGCTCGCCCGAGTCCCCGCTGGGGCAGGCGCTGATCGGGGCGGTCCAGGGGGAGGAGCGCACCTACAAGGCGCCGAGCGGCCGGATGCTGACGGTCAGCCTGGTGCGCGCCGTGCCCTACGGCTCGGAGGCCGCGGAAGTCCCCTGA
- a CDS encoding NAD(P)/FAD-dependent oxidoreductase: MSGKGAGAPRTVIVVGAGIVGLSTAWFLQKYGVGVTVVERDTVASGSSWGNAGWISPGLAIPLNEPGVLGNGIRAMLDPLAPLSVPPTTDTGLLYFLASFALNSRQSAWERALRGNVPLSSACLDAFQELTESGVSAKVESSPITALFTAEKHAARLLMELDTAREAGLPLTYSALEGDASRAEVPLASQAVRAGVRIDGQSHVNPGLFTHALADAVRERGGSVVEKFRVTGVEARDGGFRLRSSHGETESADAVVAATGAWLGRQARPWGVNVPLRAGRGYSFMVPTERPVPGPVYLPEVRVACTPHGEGMRVAGTMEFRDIDAPPRGERIRAITDSASPYLDGVDLNRRTDEWVGSRPVTSDGLPLVGPTRIPGLYVAGGHGMWGLTHGPITGRLLARAIATGSLPPALRPMDPTR, translated from the coding sequence ATGTCCGGGAAGGGCGCGGGCGCACCGCGTACCGTCATCGTGGTGGGGGCCGGGATCGTCGGCCTCTCGACCGCCTGGTTCCTCCAGAAGTACGGGGTCGGCGTCACCGTGGTCGAACGCGACACGGTGGCCTCGGGCTCGTCCTGGGGCAACGCGGGCTGGATCTCACCCGGTCTGGCCATCCCGCTGAACGAGCCTGGGGTGCTCGGCAACGGCATCCGGGCGATGCTCGACCCGTTGGCCCCGCTGTCCGTACCGCCGACCACGGACACCGGGCTCCTGTACTTCCTGGCGTCGTTCGCCCTGAACAGCCGCCAGTCCGCCTGGGAGCGGGCGCTGCGCGGCAACGTCCCGCTCAGCTCGGCCTGTCTGGACGCCTTCCAGGAGCTCACCGAGAGCGGGGTGTCCGCCAAGGTCGAGTCCTCCCCGATCACGGCGCTCTTCACCGCCGAGAAGCACGCGGCCCGGCTGCTCATGGAGCTGGACACCGCCCGTGAGGCGGGGCTGCCGCTGACCTACTCCGCGCTGGAGGGCGACGCGTCCAGGGCCGAAGTTCCGCTCGCCTCGCAGGCGGTCCGGGCGGGGGTACGGATCGACGGCCAGAGCCACGTCAACCCCGGCCTGTTCACGCACGCCCTCGCGGACGCCGTCCGCGAGCGCGGCGGGAGCGTGGTGGAGAAGTTCCGGGTGACCGGGGTGGAGGCCCGCGACGGCGGGTTCCGGCTGCGCTCGTCCCACGGCGAGACGGAGTCCGCGGACGCGGTCGTGGCCGCCACGGGGGCCTGGCTCGGCCGCCAGGCCCGCCCCTGGGGCGTCAACGTCCCGCTGCGGGCCGGCCGCGGCTACAGCTTCATGGTTCCCACCGAGCGGCCCGTGCCGGGGCCGGTCTACCTGCCCGAGGTGCGGGTGGCCTGCACACCGCATGGCGAGGGGATGAGGGTCGCCGGAACCATGGAGTTCCGCGACATCGACGCGCCCCCGCGCGGTGAGCGGATCCGGGCGATCACCGACTCGGCCTCGCCCTACCTGGACGGCGTGGACCTGAACCGGCGCACCGACGAGTGGGTGGGCTCCAGACCCGTCACCTCGGACGGCCTGCCCCTGGTCGGCCCCACCCGGATCCCGGGACTGTACGTGGCGGGCGGACACGGGATGTGGGGCCTGACCCACGGCCCGATCACCGGCCGCCTGCTCGCCCGTGCGATCGCCACCGGCTCCCTGCCCCCGGCCCTGCGCCCCATGGACCCCACCCGCTGA